Proteins encoded together in one Pongo pygmaeus isolate AG05252 chromosome Y, NHGRI_mPonPyg2-v2.0_pri, whole genome shotgun sequence window:
- the LOC129025894 gene encoding LOW QUALITY PROTEIN: cyclin-dependent kinase 2-associated protein 2 (The sequence of the model RefSeq protein was modified relative to this genomic sequence to represent the inferred CDS: substituted 2 bases at 2 genomic stop codons), which produces MSYKPTTPAPSSTPGSSTPGPGTLVPTGSVPSPSGXGPGATAPFRPLFNDFGPPTIVCVQAIKPPGTQGSQSTYTELLLVTGEMGKGIQPTYAGSKSATERLKRGIIHPXSECLAETERNACT; this is translated from the coding sequence ATGTCCTACAAACCTaccacccctgcccccagcagCACCCCCGGCTCCAGCACGCCTGGGCCGGGCACTCTGGTCCCTACAGGAAGTGTCCCATCGCCATCGGGCTGAGGACCAGGAGCCACTGCCCCTTTCAGACCGCTGTTTAACGACTTTGGACCCCCTACCATCGTCTGTGTGCAGGCCATAAAACCACCTGGCACCCAGGGCTCCCAGAGCACCTACACGGAACTGCTGTTGGTCACAGGAGAGATGGGCAAAGGGATCCAGCCCACCTATGCTGGCAGCAAGAGCGCCACGGAGCGCCTGAAGAGAGGTATCATCCATCCCTAGTCAGAGTGCCTGGCAGAGACAGAGCGGAACGCCTGCACTTAA